The following proteins are co-located in the Pedobacter sp. FW305-3-2-15-E-R2A2 genome:
- a CDS encoding glutamine synthetase family protein translates to MTTEEILAYVKQHPSGKVKVAVADIDGVLRGKYIAADKFASMVEGRLGFCDVTFGWDMGDVAYDNVKFTGWHTGYPDAQVKLDLSTFRKIPWENDVPFFLGDFVNDKNEPAYTCPRQLLRKVLAEAEGLGFRPYFSQEFEWFNFAETPETVHQKNFHDLNPLTPGMFGYSILRSSLKNSYMTDLFDLLCKFDIPVEGLHTETGPGVYEAAIKYAEVLQAADQAILFKTAVKEIAYQHGIMATFMAKISENLPGCSGHVHQSLWDKEGKHNLFYDSDAKDKMSSLMKSYIAGQLHCLPYILPMIAPTINSYKRLVEGAWAPTTLTWGIDNRTVALRALPGHVKASRLETRVVGSDTNPYLALSACLAAGLYGIKNKLSLDKEATTGNGYKDLSNGILPGNLHEATLKMKGSPIAAELFGASFVEHFTLTREWEWRQYAKVVTDWEMKRYFEII, encoded by the coding sequence ATGACAACAGAAGAAATTTTAGCATACGTAAAACAACACCCTTCGGGAAAGGTAAAAGTGGCTGTGGCAGATATCGATGGGGTGTTAAGAGGTAAATACATTGCGGCAGATAAGTTTGCATCGATGGTGGAAGGCCGGTTGGGCTTTTGTGATGTGACTTTCGGCTGGGATATGGGAGATGTGGCCTATGACAATGTGAAATTTACCGGATGGCATACGGGGTATCCGGATGCCCAGGTGAAACTGGACCTGAGTACCTTTCGCAAGATCCCATGGGAGAATGATGTTCCTTTCTTTCTTGGTGATTTTGTCAATGACAAAAATGAGCCTGCGTATACTTGTCCGCGGCAACTGCTTCGCAAAGTGCTGGCCGAAGCGGAAGGATTAGGCTTCCGGCCTTATTTTTCCCAGGAATTTGAATGGTTCAACTTTGCAGAGACGCCGGAAACGGTGCACCAGAAGAATTTTCATGACCTCAATCCCTTAACGCCAGGAATGTTCGGTTATTCCATTTTACGGAGCAGCCTGAAAAATTCTTATATGACCGATCTGTTTGACCTGTTGTGTAAGTTTGATATCCCTGTGGAAGGTTTACATACAGAAACAGGGCCGGGAGTATATGAAGCGGCCATTAAATATGCGGAGGTTCTGCAGGCGGCAGATCAGGCGATCTTGTTTAAAACCGCAGTAAAAGAAATTGCTTACCAACATGGGATTATGGCCACCTTTATGGCGAAAATCTCTGAAAATCTGCCAGGTTGCAGTGGTCATGTGCACCAGAGTTTATGGGATAAGGAAGGAAAGCATAATCTGTTTTATGATTCAGATGCTAAAGATAAAATGAGTAGCCTGATGAAAAGCTATATTGCCGGTCAACTGCATTGCCTTCCTTATATATTGCCCATGATCGCTCCAACCATTAACAGCTATAAAAGACTGGTGGAGGGGGCCTGGGCACCGACAACACTAACCTGGGGGATAGACAATAGGACGGTTGCTTTAAGGGCTTTACCTGGCCATGTAAAGGCCAGTCGTTTAGAAACCAGGGTGGTCGGTTCAGATACGAATCCTTACCTGGCTTTGTCGGCCTGTTTGGCGGCAGGACTGTATGGGATAAAAAACAAACTCAGCCTCGATAAAGAAGCGACCACAGGCAATGGATATAAGGACCTTTCTAACGGAATTCTTCCGGGAAATCTGCATGAGGCGACCCTTAAAATGAAGGGATCTCCGATTGCAGCAGAATTGTTCGGAGCCTCCTTCGTGGAGCATTTTACCTTAACAAGGGAATGGGAATGGAGGCAATATGCCAAAGTAGTGACAGACTGGGAGATGAAAAGATATTTTGAAATTATTTAA
- the eat gene encoding ethanolamine permease has protein sequence MTQNKGLKKTLTPFMLWGLGVGYVISGMYFGWNLGLEKGGTGGMAIATLAIMVMYVTFTFSYAELACAIPKAGGVFDYANRAMGKNIGFIAGIAQIVEFILAPPAIAFAIGAYFNAFYPQVPVLTSAIAIYFIFTALNVYGVKAAASFEVIVTIFAVGELLLFSGIAIPKFEMANLTHNALPNGWTGIFAAIPFAIWFFLGIEGIANVAEETKNPQRDISKGFGWAIFTLAILCILIFISATGIAGWEAIVYKNGLNGETSDSPLPLALAKITGDNHLMYHLLITVGLFGLVASFHGLILAAGRSTYEMGRVHNIPSFLGKISPRFHTPANALIGNMVIGILALLSGKTSEIIIVSVFGALTLYIISMISIVILRKKEPELHRPFRIRFYPLFPVVALIIASASIVAMFIFNPKLGLIYFSILLITFLLYRTFKTADK, from the coding sequence ATGACACAAAACAAGGGTTTAAAGAAAACACTGACTCCCTTTATGTTGTGGGGGCTTGGAGTAGGGTACGTTATTTCAGGCATGTATTTCGGTTGGAATCTTGGCCTTGAAAAAGGAGGGACAGGGGGCATGGCAATTGCCACCCTGGCCATCATGGTGATGTATGTCACCTTTACCTTTAGTTACGCAGAACTGGCTTGCGCGATCCCTAAAGCAGGGGGAGTGTTCGACTATGCAAATAGAGCAATGGGGAAAAATATCGGCTTTATAGCCGGTATTGCCCAAATTGTTGAATTTATACTGGCACCTCCGGCAATCGCTTTTGCCATAGGTGCCTATTTTAATGCGTTCTATCCACAGGTGCCGGTACTGACCAGTGCCATTGCCATTTACTTTATCTTTACGGCTTTAAATGTCTACGGTGTGAAAGCCGCAGCTTCGTTTGAAGTGATCGTGACCATCTTTGCCGTTGGAGAACTCTTGCTGTTCTCAGGAATTGCCATCCCAAAATTTGAGATGGCTAACTTAACGCATAATGCTTTACCTAATGGATGGACCGGCATCTTTGCAGCCATCCCTTTTGCCATCTGGTTCTTTCTGGGTATTGAAGGTATTGCCAATGTTGCTGAAGAAACGAAGAATCCACAACGAGACATCAGTAAGGGATTTGGATGGGCAATATTTACACTCGCCATTCTTTGTATCCTGATCTTTATCTCTGCAACAGGCATCGCCGGATGGGAGGCTATCGTCTATAAAAACGGACTAAACGGAGAGACTTCCGACTCGCCACTTCCGCTGGCGCTGGCAAAAATCACAGGCGATAACCACCTGATGTATCATTTATTGATCACGGTTGGTTTATTTGGCTTGGTGGCTTCCTTTCATGGATTGATACTCGCGGCAGGAAGGTCTACTTATGAAATGGGACGGGTGCATAACATTCCTTCCTTTCTCGGTAAAATATCTCCGCGTTTTCATACGCCTGCCAATGCATTGATCGGCAATATGGTGATCGGAATCCTGGCACTGCTTTCGGGTAAAACATCGGAAATCATTATCGTTTCTGTTTTTGGTGCGTTAACGTTGTACATCATTTCCATGATCTCCATCGTGATCTTAAGAAAAAAAGAACCAGAGTTGCATCGTCCTTTCCGGATTCGTTTCTACCCCTTATTTCCTGTGGTGGCGCTGATCATCGCCTCAGCATCTATTGTAGCCATGTTTATTTTTAACCCTAAACTTGGCCTGATCTATTTCTCTATTTTGTTAATTACATTTTTGCTCTACAGGACCTTTAAAACAGCTGATAAATGA
- a CDS encoding SusD/RagB family nutrient-binding outer membrane lipoprotein, which translates to MKNTLLKYMLILPALALLTPGCKKFDEINSNPDKTGEVSSSILATGMILNITRADISTQKGFIQPFLLGKYITWGEGQEDLQYNKINRADFGRLTLLRNIAPMEKYATSEALKKSYQALGHFIRAWQFFQVTMQVGDVPFSDAIKAETENILRPKYDTQKAVFQGILAELDLANQLFAEGANFDGDPIYAGKADNWRRLTNSFELHVLINLYKKTADADLKVIEKFKDIVANRPLMRDFKDNFALAYNNIAGQNYPWSDVPAGSGNSFVKSNYTMLSNTLLDPMRALKDKRLFYYAKPSPVKIAGGSSESDYNAYPGVAPSDAFSSLQTRRVGKDYADLNNRYVQLVNAEAVSVFSYWDLQFILAEASLRGWITGTPAQTYYASGISSSMNFIAGNTPDLMDYHHNMKMDAAYIAAFPGSPGVALAGSEEEQIAQIITQKYVANFLQGSKYSAWYENRRTGYPIFTLNSTTNLNMPTTKFPVRWLYPSNELDFNGANVSAAIQSQFGGNDDVNQIMWLLK; encoded by the coding sequence ATGAAAAATACTCTTTTAAAATATATGTTAATCTTGCCAGCGCTGGCATTGTTAACCCCCGGATGTAAGAAGTTTGATGAGATCAATTCAAATCCGGATAAAACAGGGGAGGTCAGCTCTTCTATCCTGGCAACGGGCATGATTCTGAACATCACCCGTGCTGACATCAGTACTCAAAAAGGATTTATCCAGCCTTTTCTCTTAGGAAAGTACATCACCTGGGGCGAGGGGCAGGAAGACCTTCAGTACAACAAAATTAACAGGGCAGATTTTGGCCGTTTAACGCTGCTTCGCAACATTGCTCCGATGGAGAAATATGCGACAAGTGAGGCCTTAAAGAAATCTTATCAGGCATTGGGACATTTTATCCGTGCCTGGCAGTTTTTTCAGGTAACTATGCAGGTTGGAGATGTGCCATTTAGTGACGCCATCAAAGCGGAAACAGAAAATATCTTACGTCCCAAATATGATACCCAGAAAGCTGTTTTTCAGGGAATCCTGGCGGAACTGGATTTGGCAAATCAGCTTTTTGCGGAAGGCGCAAACTTCGATGGTGATCCGATATATGCCGGAAAAGCGGACAACTGGAGAAGGTTAACCAATAGCTTTGAGCTACATGTGCTGATCAATCTGTATAAAAAAACGGCTGATGCAGATTTAAAAGTAATAGAGAAATTTAAAGACATCGTGGCCAATCGCCCTTTGATGCGCGATTTTAAGGATAACTTTGCATTGGCTTATAACAATATCGCCGGACAAAATTATCCATGGTCTGATGTTCCTGCCGGATCTGGGAATTCCTTTGTAAAATCAAATTATACCATGCTTTCCAATACCTTATTGGACCCGATGAGAGCATTGAAAGATAAACGTCTGTTCTATTACGCAAAACCATCTCCGGTTAAGATCGCAGGAGGCTCGTCCGAATCGGATTATAATGCTTATCCGGGAGTAGCACCTTCTGATGCTTTTTCCAGTCTTCAAACCCGTAGGGTAGGAAAAGATTATGCAGATCTGAACAATCGTTATGTACAGCTGGTTAATGCAGAGGCTGTGAGTGTTTTCAGTTATTGGGACCTGCAGTTTATTCTTGCAGAGGCGAGTTTAAGGGGATGGATCACGGGAACTCCTGCGCAGACGTATTACGCCTCAGGGATCAGTAGTTCTATGAATTTTATCGCAGGGAATACACCTGACCTGATGGATTATCACCACAATATGAAAATGGACGCGGCATATATTGCTGCTTTTCCAGGCTCCCCGGGTGTAGCCCTTGCAGGTTCAGAGGAGGAGCAGATTGCACAAATCATTACGCAGAAGTATGTGGCTAACTTTTTACAGGGCAGCAAGTACAGCGCCTGGTATGAAAACAGAAGAACGGGTTATCCGATATTCACTTTAAACAGTACCACAAACCTGAATATGCCGACCACTAAATTTCCTGTTCGCTGGCTTTATCCTTCAAATGAACTGGATTTCAATGGCGCGAATGTCTCTGCAGCCATTCAAAGTCAATTTGGTGGCAATGATGATGTTAACCAAATCATGTGGTTGTTGAAGTAG
- a CDS encoding SusC/RagA family TonB-linked outer membrane protein, translating to MKLTVILLFLGCLQVSADGFSQRITLSEKNSSFNSLFESIKKQSGYTFFYNNKLIKEEGKISVNLRNVTLDEALSQILKDRPFSYMIMNKTVVIKKVAVENRNRLENPEVWVNIRGKVVDTEGNPLPGASIQVKGTKEGASAGTSGEFVVNAKAGDVLVVKFLGYVTKEVTVTAVNTVLNIVMEAQKQELSEIIVTALGIKRSEKSLGYAVQKIGGDKIQTVKGVDLGTSLTGQVAGLVVKNSTEFNGKPKLELRGEDALLVIDGVPYGNMTLRDIPADDIESMDLLKGSTASALYGSRAIGGVLLVTTKKGASGKGFAVDFNSNTMLQLGYLAVPEVQSSYGRGQNGKIDNDYVWGPKLDVGNTARDWNPATKQFEDNRPLVSVGKDNLKNFMSTGVITNNNISIAQTGENGSFRIGLNHIYNKGQFPNQKLNMMNLTSGGEIKINDQFKIESHLGISRRSAPQVWGGGYDNQGYLYQLVMWTGTEYDIRDYKDYWVVPNKTQNWMYTNWYDNPYLIANEKLSGIAENTVNANVTANYKFNEDFNLMLRLGYDNYNNSETMRNPTANIFSTRGGWNARGMYSILNKTGFSTNDDLILTFKKKVGKWAFEALGGGTLYYYSDESLRATTKNGLISPTFFSLAGSVEAPTVTPGHGARQINSLYGRASIGWNDAVFLDFTGRNDWNSAQPKSSRDYFYPSIGSSVVISELVKMPEVIDMFKLRGSWSVFKTAFDPYAINNVYSTTTAAWNTLNSGSYRNYLLGEGLLPSSQRTWEIGTAGYLFKKRLHFDVAYFNKYYYNRQTDTKERGNTAYLPGSSGFSMAIVNSKETYERRGIEITVDGSVLKSRDFEWYATMNWAQQHRYYVDIDPQYSPDDLWTKKGQRLDTYKANYWLRDPQGNVIFNNGSPVNSDYQQKYGYGEPDFSFGFINSFRYKNWNMSLNIDGRIGGLMYNYMYDKMWDTGTNPDSDNQYRYDQVVNGLNNYVGKGVKVISGSVVFDKYGQITSDTRQYAPNDVQVGYQDFAQKFRGGDKGIQNESFVKLRELSLGYTFSPKIIGKLGLKRASFSVTGQNLFMWTNFKYSDPDVDTENLNSPSQRMLGFNIKLGL from the coding sequence ATGAAACTAACAGTAATTTTACTCTTTCTCGGCTGCCTCCAGGTATCCGCAGATGGTTTCTCGCAAAGGATTACGCTTTCAGAAAAGAACAGCTCTTTTAACAGCCTGTTTGAAAGCATCAAAAAACAAAGTGGTTATACTTTCTTTTACAACAATAAACTGATCAAAGAGGAAGGAAAAATCAGTGTGAACCTGAGGAATGTAACGCTTGATGAAGCACTCAGTCAGATTTTAAAAGACCGTCCTTTCTCTTATATGATCATGAATAAAACAGTGGTGATCAAGAAGGTAGCAGTCGAAAATAGAAACAGACTGGAAAACCCGGAAGTCTGGGTTAATATTCGGGGAAAAGTGGTAGATACAGAAGGGAACCCATTACCTGGTGCATCTATACAGGTTAAAGGAACCAAAGAGGGCGCTTCTGCCGGTACTTCCGGAGAGTTTGTCGTTAATGCAAAGGCTGGAGATGTACTCGTGGTGAAATTTCTCGGTTATGTGACTAAAGAGGTGACGGTTACCGCAGTGAATACTGTCTTAAATATTGTCATGGAAGCTCAGAAGCAAGAGCTTTCAGAGATCATTGTGACTGCTTTGGGGATCAAACGTTCCGAGAAATCATTGGGTTATGCCGTTCAGAAGATCGGTGGAGATAAAATCCAGACCGTAAAAGGGGTAGACCTTGGAACTTCCTTAACAGGACAGGTAGCAGGTTTGGTAGTGAAAAACTCCACAGAATTTAATGGAAAGCCGAAGCTCGAACTTCGTGGCGAGGATGCACTGTTGGTGATTGACGGGGTGCCTTATGGCAATATGACCCTTCGTGATATTCCTGCAGATGATATAGAAAGCATGGACTTATTGAAAGGATCAACCGCATCAGCACTTTATGGTTCCAGGGCTATTGGTGGTGTGCTTTTGGTAACGACCAAGAAAGGTGCATCCGGAAAAGGTTTTGCAGTAGATTTTAATAGCAATACCATGCTTCAGTTGGGCTATCTTGCTGTCCCGGAAGTACAAAGTTCTTATGGACGCGGTCAGAATGGCAAGATCGATAACGATTATGTTTGGGGCCCAAAGCTTGATGTTGGCAATACGGCGAGAGACTGGAATCCGGCAACGAAACAATTTGAAGATAACCGTCCCCTGGTTTCTGTCGGAAAAGACAACCTCAAAAATTTTATGAGTACGGGAGTCATCACTAATAACAACATTTCCATTGCTCAGACCGGCGAAAATGGGAGTTTCAGAATCGGCTTAAACCATATTTATAATAAAGGTCAGTTTCCGAATCAGAAATTGAACATGATGAACCTGACTTCCGGTGGTGAGATTAAAATCAACGATCAGTTTAAGATTGAAAGTCACCTGGGTATTAGTCGTCGCTCTGCTCCGCAGGTTTGGGGAGGCGGTTATGATAACCAGGGATACCTGTATCAATTGGTGATGTGGACAGGGACGGAATATGATATTCGCGATTATAAAGATTATTGGGTGGTGCCGAATAAAACGCAGAACTGGATGTATACCAATTGGTATGACAACCCTTATTTGATTGCAAATGAAAAATTAAGCGGTATCGCTGAAAATACGGTGAACGCAAATGTAACGGCCAACTATAAGTTCAATGAAGATTTTAATCTGATGTTGCGCCTGGGTTATGACAATTACAATAACTCCGAAACGATGAGAAATCCAACTGCAAACATCTTCTCCACCCGTGGAGGCTGGAATGCAAGAGGGATGTATAGCATTCTGAATAAAACAGGATTCAGTACCAATGACGACCTCATCTTGACTTTTAAAAAGAAAGTCGGCAAATGGGCTTTTGAAGCACTTGGAGGGGGTACCTTGTATTATTATTCAGATGAATCGTTAAGGGCAACGACAAAGAACGGATTGATTTCTCCGACTTTCTTCTCTCTGGCAGGGTCTGTAGAAGCACCTACGGTTACTCCCGGACATGGAGCAAGGCAGATCAACAGTCTTTATGGCAGGGCATCCATTGGATGGAATGATGCCGTATTTCTTGATTTTACCGGTAGAAACGATTGGAATTCGGCGCAACCGAAGTCCTCAAGAGATTACTTCTACCCTTCCATAGGTTCCAGTGTGGTAATTTCGGAATTGGTTAAAATGCCTGAAGTAATTGATATGTTTAAGCTTCGCGGGTCATGGTCTGTTTTTAAAACCGCATTTGATCCATATGCGATTAACAATGTATACAGTACCACCACTGCTGCCTGGAATACCCTTAATTCAGGGAGTTACCGGAATTATTTACTGGGTGAAGGTTTACTTCCAAGTTCACAACGGACCTGGGAAATTGGTACTGCCGGATACCTCTTTAAAAAACGCCTGCACTTCGATGTGGCTTATTTTAACAAGTATTACTACAACAGGCAGACGGATACCAAAGAAAGAGGAAATACCGCTTATTTACCTGGTTCCAGTGGATTCAGTATGGCAATTGTGAATAGTAAGGAGACTTATGAACGCAGAGGTATAGAAATTACAGTAGACGGCTCGGTGCTTAAAAGCAGGGATTTCGAATGGTATGCAACTATGAACTGGGCACAGCAGCACCGTTATTACGTAGATATAGATCCTCAGTATTCTCCCGACGATCTATGGACGAAGAAAGGGCAACGCCTGGATACTTACAAAGCCAACTATTGGCTTAGAGATCCGCAGGGAAATGTAATCTTCAATAATGGTTCTCCTGTAAACAGTGATTATCAGCAAAAATATGGTTATGGAGAGCCTGATTTCAGCTTTGGATTCATCAACAGTTTCCGTTATAAAAACTGGAATATGAGTTTAAATATTGATGGCCGTATTGGCGGACTGATGTATAATTATATGTATGATAAGATGTGGGATACGGGAACAAATCCTGATTCGGATAACCAGTACCGCTATGATCAGGTGGTGAATGGCCTGAACAATTATGTAGGAAAAGGGGTGAAGGTGATTTCGGGAAGCGTAGTCTTTGATAAATACGGGCAGATCACGAGTGATACCAGACAATATGCACCAAATGATGTGCAGGTTGGTTACCAGGATTTTGCGCAGAAATTTAGAGGAGGAGATAAAGGGATTCAGAATGAATCTTTTGTGAAGCTTCGTGAGTTGTCACTGGGATATACCTTCTCGCCAAAGATCATTGGTAAACTCGGACTGAAGCGAGCTTCATTCTCTGTAACAGGACAGAATTTATTCATGTGGACGAATTTCAAATATTCAGATCCGGATGTGGATACTGAAAATCTGAACTCGCCATCGCAGCGCATGCTGGGTTTCAATATTAAACTAGGCTTGTAA
- a CDS encoding FecR domain-containing protein, translating into MEENEFYKILVQRYLDKQLSDEELELFVQLTKEGKLDDQLLEAWNEEAEISEADEMDYQRANRPKPLWPKLAAAASILIAIFAGLYFYSGTGNTLNPLTAVSTKHDAAPGGNKATLTLSDGSQISLTDAGNGQLAEQAGVRITKNADGQLVYSVVPSDAKELAYNTISTPRGGVYQVNLPDGTSVWLNAASSIKFPTTFAHLSQRKVELRGEAYFEVAKDKKLPFIVSTSQQQVEVLGTHFNINSYEDEEEVKTTLLEGSVKVSAGNVMFLKPGQQASSPVRSAGKVKVSPANIEQAMAWKNGFFHFEKESLHSVLRQLARWYDVEVVYQVDRPDDEFVGDIPRGVKLSEVLKILEFEGTHFRIEGRKLFVIK; encoded by the coding sequence ATGGAAGAAAACGAATTTTATAAGATCCTTGTTCAGCGTTACCTGGACAAACAACTCAGCGATGAGGAACTGGAGCTTTTTGTGCAGTTAACGAAAGAAGGAAAACTGGATGATCAGCTGTTAGAAGCCTGGAATGAAGAGGCGGAGATTTCTGAAGCCGATGAAATGGACTATCAGCGCGCCAACCGTCCAAAACCTTTATGGCCAAAGCTAGCGGCAGCTGCCAGCATCCTGATTGCAATTTTTGCAGGACTTTATTTTTACTCCGGTACCGGCAATACTCTAAATCCTTTAACTGCGGTAAGTACGAAGCACGATGCTGCACCTGGAGGGAATAAGGCAACACTTACTTTATCTGACGGTTCACAAATTTCATTGACCGATGCCGGAAATGGACAGCTGGCGGAACAGGCAGGGGTGAGAATCACTAAGAATGCAGACGGACAACTGGTTTATTCCGTTGTTCCATCTGATGCAAAGGAGTTGGCTTACAATACCATCAGTACTCCAAGAGGGGGTGTTTACCAGGTCAATTTACCCGATGGGACCAGCGTTTGGCTGAATGCCGCTTCTTCGATTAAATTTCCTACCACATTTGCACACCTGAGCCAACGTAAAGTTGAGCTGCGTGGAGAGGCCTATTTTGAAGTGGCAAAAGATAAAAAACTACCGTTTATTGTCAGCACCAGCCAGCAACAGGTAGAAGTCTTAGGTACACATTTTAACATCAATTCTTATGAAGATGAAGAGGAGGTGAAAACCACACTTCTGGAAGGAAGTGTAAAGGTTTCTGCCGGAAATGTAATGTTTCTTAAGCCCGGTCAGCAGGCTAGCTCACCGGTACGTTCCGCAGGGAAGGTTAAAGTTAGCCCGGCGAATATAGAACAGGCGATGGCCTGGAAAAATGGTTTCTTCCATTTTGAAAAAGAAAGTCTTCACTCTGTATTGCGACAACTGGCACGCTGGTACGATGTTGAAGTTGTTTACCAGGTAGACCGTCCTGATGATGAATTTGTTGGAGATATCCCTCGTGGGGTGAAATTATCTGAAGTGTTGAAGATCCTGGAATTTGAAGGAACACATTTTAGAATTGAAGGCAGGAAACTGTTTGTGATTAAATAA
- a CDS encoding RNA polymerase sigma-70 factor, whose amino-acid sequence MSLQQTLSDHDLKARLIAGEETAFAELYDRYSAPIYQYIKKFVHSTDLSEDLTQEIFIKIWQCKSKLCEVRSIKAYLFIMARNHTLNSLKKALRSNVAMSEVLNSFVEERNDTEESLLSKEYHEYLEKALDALPSRTREIFKLCRQQGKSYDEVATELGISRNAVKNHMVGSMKILSASAKRDLGISLSVLLTVFLK is encoded by the coding sequence ATGTCATTACAGCAAACACTTTCAGATCATGATCTCAAGGCCAGGTTAATCGCCGGGGAAGAGACTGCTTTTGCAGAACTTTATGATCGTTATAGTGCCCCGATTTATCAGTATATTAAGAAGTTCGTACATTCTACAGATTTATCTGAGGACCTTACTCAGGAGATTTTCATCAAGATCTGGCAATGTAAATCTAAATTATGTGAAGTCAGGTCGATCAAGGCTTATCTGTTTATTATGGCCAGAAATCATACACTAAACAGTCTGAAAAAAGCATTGCGTTCTAATGTGGCCATGTCTGAGGTCCTGAATTCTTTTGTAGAAGAAAGAAATGATACAGAGGAAAGCCTTTTAAGTAAGGAGTATCATGAATATCTGGAAAAAGCATTGGATGCTTTACCCTCCAGAACCAGAGAGATTTTTAAACTGTGCAGACAACAGGGGAAAAGTTATGATGAGGTGGCTACTGAATTAGGAATATCCAGAAATGCAGTAAAAAATCACATGGTGGGCTCTATGAAAATTCTGAGTGCTTCAGCCAAAAGAGACCTTGGAATCTCATTGAGTGTTCTGCTGACCGTCTTTCTTAAATAA
- a CDS encoding Dabb family protein: MLAHHVLFWLKADTTEDQKAAFRKGLESLEKIESVKSFYVGIPAPIERAVVDTSYTFSLLIIFEDLAGHDVYQTHPLHLAFLDEFRGLFEKVTIYDAL; encoded by the coding sequence ATGTTAGCTCACCACGTTTTATTCTGGCTAAAAGCCGATACCACCGAAGATCAGAAAGCTGCTTTCAGAAAAGGTCTTGAATCATTGGAAAAAATTGAATCTGTAAAGAGTTTTTATGTAGGAATCCCTGCTCCCATTGAGCGTGCCGTAGTGGATACTTCCTATACTTTTTCTTTGCTCATTATTTTTGAAGATCTTGCCGGACATGACGTTTATCAAACGCACCCTTTACACCTTGCTTTCTTAGATGAATTCCGTGGTCTTTTTGAAAAGGTCACCATTTATGACGCATTATAA
- the trxA gene encoding thioredoxin, with protein sequence MSAFQELIQSETPVLVDFYADWCGPCKSMNPVIQEVARITEGRARVIKINIDKNQAAAAKYNVKAVPTFLLFKKGEIIWRHSGMIDQMSLLKQLSI encoded by the coding sequence ATGAGCGCATTTCAGGAACTTATTCAATCAGAAACCCCGGTACTCGTAGATTTCTATGCCGACTGGTGTGGGCCCTGTAAATCAATGAATCCAGTGATTCAGGAGGTTGCCAGGATTACCGAAGGAAGGGCAAGGGTGATCAAAATCAATATCGACAAAAATCAGGCTGCCGCAGCCAAATACAATGTCAAAGCCGTTCCAACTTTCCTTCTTTTTAAAAAAGGAGAAATTATCTGGCGCCACTCAGGAATGATTGACCAGATGAGCCTGCTAAAACAACTGTCTATTTAA